Proteins encoded by one window of Elaeis guineensis isolate ETL-2024a chromosome 12, EG11, whole genome shotgun sequence:
- the LOC105054618 gene encoding BTB/POZ domain-containing protein At3g05675 isoform X1 encodes MRSLSFCGANGACNTGTEVNLQFSWMDMEARAAGTCKFGDQTTSDVTVRLRNRDGRPEWFHCHSFILTKRSKFFANWLCKHPSDPRTESNNCIEVHCPGSESDHYVKLLKLIYLSEESVSDSWDSVKSALGVLQASMALQCETITKSCIQYLEAVPWDEKEEEEILEVVPTLGPEAMPILARMQPVNINATKSVFISAVRLATTIENSFPPFTDELKSSAQEQVEYMLLEDEETPLIAVDEDVKYEARAGLAKMFTTFEKGLSLLPSEYDQSPEAAEQRVLQSLLDLEWMCNILPKMEMMKDFVSGWACISDHVLATVPDEKYSSGLWAVKVKMMEVTGKALDAIGFGNVVLPALSRVQFLRTWLPYIRKLKPLLDSKSADNEAFPYKMDSDLCQNIEGAINSLVLALPSSDQAEILMDWMQRDEQLKYPDLSEAFEVWCYRTKSAKRRLLAGFNAIDNATITL; translated from the coding sequence GGCAGCTGGGACATGCAAGTTTGGTGATCAGACCACAAGTGATGTCACTGTTCGCTTGAGAAATAGAGATGGGAGGCCTGAGTGGTTCCATTGCCACTCGTTCATTTTAACAAAAAGGAGCAAGTTCTTTGCAAACTGGCTTTGTAAGCATCCTAGTGATCCAAGAACTGAATCTAATAACTGCATAGAAGTACACTGCCCAGGATCAGAGTCTGATCACTATGTTAAGCTCTTGAAGCTTATATACCTCTCTGAAGAGTCAGTTTCAGACTCATGGGATTCTGTAAAATCTGCCCTTGGTGTTCTCCAAGCTTCCATGGCTCTTCAATGTGAAACAATCACCAAGAGCTGCATCCAGTACTTGGAGGCTGTGCCCTGGGATgaaaaggaagaggaggaaaTTTTAGAAGTTGTTCCAACCTTAGGTCCAGAAGCCATGCCTATATTGGCCCGGATGCAACCTGTCAACATCAATGCCACTAAGAGTGTTTTCATCTCTGCAGTTCGCTTGGCTACAACTATTGAAAATTCATTTCCTCCATTCACAGATGAACTGAAGTCTTCCGCTCAGGAACAAGTAGAGTACATGCTTCTGGAAGATGAAGAGACTCCATTAATAGCAGTCGATGAAGATGTGAAGTACGAGGCAAGAGCGGGCCTTGCCAAGATGTTTACCACTTTTGAGAAGGGACTTAGTTTGCTGCCCTCAGAGTATGATCAGTCACCAGAGGCAGCGGAGCAGAGAGTCTTGCAGAGCCTATTGGATCTTGAGTGGATGTGTAACATACTCCCAAAAATGGAAATGATGAAGGATTTCGTTTCCGGCTGGGCTTGCATCTCTGATCATGTGCTTGCAACCGTTCCAGATGAGAAATACAGCTCTGGCTTGTGGGCGGTCAAAGTGAAGATGATGGAAGTGACAGGGAAGGCTTTGGATGCCATTGGGTTTGGGAATGTGGTTCTTCCAGCACTATCCAGAGTCCAGTTCCTCAGGACATGGCTTCCTTATATTAGGAAGTTGAAGCCCTTGCTGGATTCAAAGAGTGCTGATAATGAAGCATTTCCTTACAAGATGGACAGCGATCTGTGCCAGAACATTGAAGGGGCTATCAACTCGCTGGTGCTTGCCTTGCCATCAAGTGATCAAGCAGAGATACTTATGGATTGGATGCAGAGGGACGAGCAGTTGAAATATCCTGATCTGAGTGAGGCATTTGAAGTATGGTGTTACCGGACCAAATCAGCAAAGAGGAGGCTGCTGGCGGGTTTCAATGCAATAGACAACGCGACCATCACCCTCTGA
- the LOC105054618 gene encoding BTB/POZ domain-containing protein At3g05675 isoform X2, translated as MRSLSFCGTEVNLQFSWMDMEARAAGTCKFGDQTTSDVTVRLRNRDGRPEWFHCHSFILTKRSKFFANWLCKHPSDPRTESNNCIEVHCPGSESDHYVKLLKLIYLSEESVSDSWDSVKSALGVLQASMALQCETITKSCIQYLEAVPWDEKEEEEILEVVPTLGPEAMPILARMQPVNINATKSVFISAVRLATTIENSFPPFTDELKSSAQEQVEYMLLEDEETPLIAVDEDVKYEARAGLAKMFTTFEKGLSLLPSEYDQSPEAAEQRVLQSLLDLEWMCNILPKMEMMKDFVSGWACISDHVLATVPDEKYSSGLWAVKVKMMEVTGKALDAIGFGNVVLPALSRVQFLRTWLPYIRKLKPLLDSKSADNEAFPYKMDSDLCQNIEGAINSLVLALPSSDQAEILMDWMQRDEQLKYPDLSEAFEVWCYRTKSAKRRLLAGFNAIDNATITL; from the coding sequence GGCAGCTGGGACATGCAAGTTTGGTGATCAGACCACAAGTGATGTCACTGTTCGCTTGAGAAATAGAGATGGGAGGCCTGAGTGGTTCCATTGCCACTCGTTCATTTTAACAAAAAGGAGCAAGTTCTTTGCAAACTGGCTTTGTAAGCATCCTAGTGATCCAAGAACTGAATCTAATAACTGCATAGAAGTACACTGCCCAGGATCAGAGTCTGATCACTATGTTAAGCTCTTGAAGCTTATATACCTCTCTGAAGAGTCAGTTTCAGACTCATGGGATTCTGTAAAATCTGCCCTTGGTGTTCTCCAAGCTTCCATGGCTCTTCAATGTGAAACAATCACCAAGAGCTGCATCCAGTACTTGGAGGCTGTGCCCTGGGATgaaaaggaagaggaggaaaTTTTAGAAGTTGTTCCAACCTTAGGTCCAGAAGCCATGCCTATATTGGCCCGGATGCAACCTGTCAACATCAATGCCACTAAGAGTGTTTTCATCTCTGCAGTTCGCTTGGCTACAACTATTGAAAATTCATTTCCTCCATTCACAGATGAACTGAAGTCTTCCGCTCAGGAACAAGTAGAGTACATGCTTCTGGAAGATGAAGAGACTCCATTAATAGCAGTCGATGAAGATGTGAAGTACGAGGCAAGAGCGGGCCTTGCCAAGATGTTTACCACTTTTGAGAAGGGACTTAGTTTGCTGCCCTCAGAGTATGATCAGTCACCAGAGGCAGCGGAGCAGAGAGTCTTGCAGAGCCTATTGGATCTTGAGTGGATGTGTAACATACTCCCAAAAATGGAAATGATGAAGGATTTCGTTTCCGGCTGGGCTTGCATCTCTGATCATGTGCTTGCAACCGTTCCAGATGAGAAATACAGCTCTGGCTTGTGGGCGGTCAAAGTGAAGATGATGGAAGTGACAGGGAAGGCTTTGGATGCCATTGGGTTTGGGAATGTGGTTCTTCCAGCACTATCCAGAGTCCAGTTCCTCAGGACATGGCTTCCTTATATTAGGAAGTTGAAGCCCTTGCTGGATTCAAAGAGTGCTGATAATGAAGCATTTCCTTACAAGATGGACAGCGATCTGTGCCAGAACATTGAAGGGGCTATCAACTCGCTGGTGCTTGCCTTGCCATCAAGTGATCAAGCAGAGATACTTATGGATTGGATGCAGAGGGACGAGCAGTTGAAATATCCTGATCTGAGTGAGGCATTTGAAGTATGGTGTTACCGGACCAAATCAGCAAAGAGGAGGCTGCTGGCGGGTTTCAATGCAATAGACAACGCGACCATCACCCTCTGA
- the LOC105054618 gene encoding BTB/POZ domain-containing protein At3g05675 isoform X3: protein MDQARAAGTCKFGDQTTSDVTVRLRNRDGRPEWFHCHSFILTKRSKFFANWLCKHPSDPRTESNNCIEVHCPGSESDHYVKLLKLIYLSEESVSDSWDSVKSALGVLQASMALQCETITKSCIQYLEAVPWDEKEEEEILEVVPTLGPEAMPILARMQPVNINATKSVFISAVRLATTIENSFPPFTDELKSSAQEQVEYMLLEDEETPLIAVDEDVKYEARAGLAKMFTTFEKGLSLLPSEYDQSPEAAEQRVLQSLLDLEWMCNILPKMEMMKDFVSGWACISDHVLATVPDEKYSSGLWAVKVKMMEVTGKALDAIGFGNVVLPALSRVQFLRTWLPYIRKLKPLLDSKSADNEAFPYKMDSDLCQNIEGAINSLVLALPSSDQAEILMDWMQRDEQLKYPDLSEAFEVWCYRTKSAKRRLLAGFNAIDNATITL, encoded by the coding sequence ATGGACCAAGCCAGGGCAGCTGGGACATGCAAGTTTGGTGATCAGACCACAAGTGATGTCACTGTTCGCTTGAGAAATAGAGATGGGAGGCCTGAGTGGTTCCATTGCCACTCGTTCATTTTAACAAAAAGGAGCAAGTTCTTTGCAAACTGGCTTTGTAAGCATCCTAGTGATCCAAGAACTGAATCTAATAACTGCATAGAAGTACACTGCCCAGGATCAGAGTCTGATCACTATGTTAAGCTCTTGAAGCTTATATACCTCTCTGAAGAGTCAGTTTCAGACTCATGGGATTCTGTAAAATCTGCCCTTGGTGTTCTCCAAGCTTCCATGGCTCTTCAATGTGAAACAATCACCAAGAGCTGCATCCAGTACTTGGAGGCTGTGCCCTGGGATgaaaaggaagaggaggaaaTTTTAGAAGTTGTTCCAACCTTAGGTCCAGAAGCCATGCCTATATTGGCCCGGATGCAACCTGTCAACATCAATGCCACTAAGAGTGTTTTCATCTCTGCAGTTCGCTTGGCTACAACTATTGAAAATTCATTTCCTCCATTCACAGATGAACTGAAGTCTTCCGCTCAGGAACAAGTAGAGTACATGCTTCTGGAAGATGAAGAGACTCCATTAATAGCAGTCGATGAAGATGTGAAGTACGAGGCAAGAGCGGGCCTTGCCAAGATGTTTACCACTTTTGAGAAGGGACTTAGTTTGCTGCCCTCAGAGTATGATCAGTCACCAGAGGCAGCGGAGCAGAGAGTCTTGCAGAGCCTATTGGATCTTGAGTGGATGTGTAACATACTCCCAAAAATGGAAATGATGAAGGATTTCGTTTCCGGCTGGGCTTGCATCTCTGATCATGTGCTTGCAACCGTTCCAGATGAGAAATACAGCTCTGGCTTGTGGGCGGTCAAAGTGAAGATGATGGAAGTGACAGGGAAGGCTTTGGATGCCATTGGGTTTGGGAATGTGGTTCTTCCAGCACTATCCAGAGTCCAGTTCCTCAGGACATGGCTTCCTTATATTAGGAAGTTGAAGCCCTTGCTGGATTCAAAGAGTGCTGATAATGAAGCATTTCCTTACAAGATGGACAGCGATCTGTGCCAGAACATTGAAGGGGCTATCAACTCGCTGGTGCTTGCCTTGCCATCAAGTGATCAAGCAGAGATACTTATGGATTGGATGCAGAGGGACGAGCAGTTGAAATATCCTGATCTGAGTGAGGCATTTGAAGTATGGTGTTACCGGACCAAATCAGCAAAGAGGAGGCTGCTGGCGGGTTTCAATGCAATAGACAACGCGACCATCACCCTCTGA